In the genome of Ignavibacteriales bacterium, one region contains:
- a CDS encoding aminotransferase class III-fold pyridoxal phosphate-dependent enzyme, which translates to MTKNENTSAGFSENPFDIAIVGMACRFPGAGDIHEFWNNLSNGVESIRHFSDAELKNAGIPESLINNPKYVKASPVLKDPGLFDARFFGFTPNEARMMDPQHRILLECAQQTLEQAGYDPLRYNGRIGVFTGSAMNTYFMNDFFRTMFIEDYIPTLIANDKDFLSTQISYKLNLKGPSVNVQTACSTSLVAVHLACQSLINQESDLVLAGAVSVKVPHVSGYIYDGGGVVSPDAHVRAFDAKANGTVFGSGAGLVLLKRLSDAINDGDTIHAVIKSTAINNDGSQKAGYTAPSVTSQAEAITEALSVADINPESISYIEAHGSGTPIGDPIEVAALTKAFRNFTNKKNFCAIGSVKTNVGHLDVAAGIAGLIKTVLALKNKKIPPSLNYEEPNPEIDFEDSPFFVSTKLSEWKSESVLRAGIMSTGMGGTNAHVIIEEAPQQIKKDSSESPKIFLLSAKSDAALNDYTSSIKSYLNHPEINLDDTAYTLQIGRKNFNHRRFFIGKNKEELLNILSDEKSKQVFSDKVQSSAKRPIVFMFPGIGDHYVGMGFDLYHNSEIFKSEVDKCADILKKYLDIDIREIIYPKDFKRESSDSSKGIDFKKMLASRVDKSADTNTQKLNQTLFAQPALFTIEYSLAKLLMHYGVTPDAIIGHSMGEYVAACLSGVFSLEDSLKLIASRARLVNSLPQSSMLAVNLPEKEILPLLSENLSISLINLPNLCVVAGAEDEIKILEEELKSKKVLFRYIQNAHAFHSKSLNPILKDFEKEFKNIKANKPVIPFTSNLTGDWVTEDEIRKPGYWSKHANSTARFSDALEKAWEIKNSILLEIGPGNTLSVLAMQHPQRMKAENPVTITTLRASYDSQSDNGFLLSCLGKLWLKGVSIDWENIYKVGEKHCRIPLPTYPFQRENYWVDDLYTIKENISFNKPAPSKRKEFNDWFSVPEWVESNDSNNEDKIAADDALWILFMDESGFAESLKNEIQNRSQNIVLVEKGEVYHKKTGSSFTINPHKNEDYSKLFSELSGLKFSKINILHCWCISEYKSGLMNPDDDQINDIGFYSLVYIAQSLTKYHFSQRINIGVYSTNTHKVVSTDEIYPANALITGPVGVFPKEFSNISSFNLDFILEEIQSSYSQDLLNQFVNEFNTTHSKPFIAYRNKIRYVKEYKPINITSGTDADSNKKNLLRKNGVYVITGGTGGIGLTISKYLAENYQAKIIFTQKSEMPLKSQWTNWLEQNSPESGLLYQKISRLLEMEKAGAEVSVFTADVCDKPAMKNVFDETLKRYGRIDGVIHAAGIVKAGIALAKTKETADEVLDPKVRGTIILNEILENIPIEFLVLFSSVTSVITPFAEVDYSSANAFLDSYTDYSVSNHKFHTLCINWPGWKDIGQLKNLVPLKGTEKWKEKALESAIAPEDGLKAFLNSLSSGLHQVIVSPEPLFDSEDELHSSQFFEFDVNVTQPRSKTRTYQDAVVIDSSDSGTTEAVENKLVILWQNILGYDNVQKDDNFFDLGGHSLLMGRLQIKINEVFNEDLSLVDLYQYPTIKTLAKFITNKKGSSNEENISKTLITKKDRDTDIAIIGMAGRYPKSLNLKEFWKNLVDGVEVVSFFSDDELEYTPKGSTGSELKFVKARGVLEDADKFDAEFFGYNPREAALMDPQHRVFLEVAWEALEDAGYNADNIKGAVGVFAGSSLSTYLMYNVLSDREKQEEIVNSYQISDYSTVTGNDNSFLTTKVAYKLGLRGPAVNIQTACSTSLVAIGQAYQNLLSGECDMALAGGVSITFPQKRGYFFVEGSIGSVDGHCKTFDAEATGTVFSSAAGIVVLKRLKDAIKDGDSVYAVIKSVATNNDGADKAGYMTPSVEGQSEVIRKAQLMAGIDASTIKYIEAHGTGTPVGDPIEVASLEKAFRETTVEKQFCGIGSVKSNLGHTDTAAGVTGLIKTALSLYNKVIPPTLHYNKPNPRIDFEKSPFYVVDKLTDLSKEQRPLRAAVSAFGVGGTNAHAILEEFPSITFSCEERSDKYIIPFSAKTENALTNNILSIQKYFESSPGEGINDIAYTLQTGRKEFEWRQFVVAGSINNAASELTNLLSTGMNRSQVNLNDNPFLVFMFPGQGAQYVNMGKGLYSSEKIFAETVDYCAEYLIPLLDLDIRDLLFPKENHEETAKKLEQTVYTQPALFIIEYALARLIISYGINPQAMIGHSVGDYVSACLASVFSLDDALYIIAKRATLMQKQKPGSMLSVRLGEEQIKKYLNENISLAAINSPNLVVVSGQTEKLKQLSSELTESKIENRLLFTSHAYHSSMMEPALKPFAIEFDKITLNNPSAPFLSSMTGTWITNEQAVDKQFWVLQLSNPVRFSNGIKELQKKNNLVLLELGPGRALSTMASQHRNDNVKQVAITTLTQPDEVNDDKSNILSSIGKLWLAGMKIAWNNFYPGQKRRRLHLPTYQFDRKSYWIEPPKNGKAKDKNNYSKQISNSVTKVVKRPAIKKVIQANSMKRKEYIIDILKDILVDLSGMKKTDLVESKSFLELGFDSLFMTQVSLAFQKKFDVKITLRQLLESTPTILAIADFIDGKLPSGQFEPPKQEVVIEEPVEELVEEYIDPAMNDDLSSGIGSIVGQGSVEKLVYEQLELMKKQLEMLSGKVMRTIPQPVAKHPEQKPVDKTIAKPEVLPQQKTDTAEKKVFERFGPYKPIETKKGAALTDQQQKYLDKLIKDYNRKTIKSKNLTQQHRSHYADPRTVAGFLPIWKEMTYQVVTERSQGSRVWDIDGNEYVDVLMGFGQYLFGHNPKFIKDAIVEQMNRGFEIGPQSPIAGEVAKLICEFTGLDRAAFCVTGSEAVLGAIRAARTVTGRDKIIFFAADYHGIIDEVLVKTNAVNDQLKTMPIAPGIPRENVQNSIVLEFGTEESLKTIEKLLPEIAAVMVEPVQARRPDFQPKDFLVKLRQITEAANVPLIFDEVVTGFRVGPGGAQEYYGIKADIATYGKVIGGGFPIGIIAGKKLYMDAFDGGWWQYGDDSIPEAGVTFFAGTFARHPLSLTGAYTALNYLKAKNGQVQKQLGEKTARLAKELNEFLVSRNMPLKIINFSSIFYYSYPKDLTYFSLLFYVLRNKGLHILEGFPVFLSEAHTDADVDFIIDVIKQSIIELQDNGFFPAPLGSQEISKQSALVDHSSGTNKIPLTEAQKELWVASLMNDKASCTFNESSHLVLKGKLNKENLEKAFEKIIERHEALRTTFSQDGKYQIVNSQSRFKLVFTDLTNNQQRDSIVTEKINSESSKVFDLINGPLIRAELIRLNELDHRLIITAHHIICDGWSYDVMVKDLSRIYSEEEEHKPTTPAQPMQMREFVSFLEESQKTNEYKEQENYWLKQLALPIAECELPTDFSRPEVRTFNGARINGEIEKNLFKKVRELSAKSGSTLFVTLISGFSLLLNKLAQEEDIVTGIPAAGQQVLGADDLVGHCTNLLPIRFKINPEMKFSEYLKHSKGLVLDAYDNQQVTYGDLIGKLKLKRSANKAPLISTMFNIDPAIMGLKFSGLEAEFLANPISGYQFEFGFNLVNSQDECSIECDYNPDLFSKKTVENYIRYYNYILEQVTEDIDITLKDIKILSPSEIADIMNF; encoded by the coding sequence ATGACAAAGAATGAAAATACATCTGCCGGGTTTTCTGAAAATCCTTTTGACATAGCAATCGTGGGAATGGCATGCAGATTTCCCGGTGCAGGTGATATACATGAATTCTGGAATAACCTTTCAAATGGTGTTGAGTCGATAAGACATTTTTCTGATGCCGAGTTAAAGAATGCAGGCATACCTGAATCACTCATCAATAATCCGAAGTACGTGAAAGCGTCCCCGGTTCTTAAAGATCCGGGTTTATTCGATGCACGCTTTTTTGGATTCACTCCAAATGAAGCAAGGATGATGGATCCGCAGCATAGAATTCTTCTTGAATGCGCTCAGCAAACTTTAGAGCAAGCCGGATATGATCCTTTACGTTACAATGGAAGGATAGGTGTGTTTACCGGATCAGCAATGAACACATACTTTATGAATGATTTTTTCAGAACGATGTTCATTGAAGATTATATACCGACTCTGATTGCCAACGATAAAGATTTCCTCAGTACACAAATATCCTATAAGTTAAATTTAAAGGGACCAAGTGTAAATGTGCAGACTGCCTGCTCAACGTCTCTAGTTGCGGTTCATCTGGCATGTCAAAGTCTTATCAACCAGGAATCTGATTTAGTTCTCGCAGGTGCTGTCTCAGTCAAAGTACCTCACGTATCGGGATATATTTATGATGGCGGCGGAGTTGTTTCACCGGATGCACATGTCCGTGCGTTTGATGCGAAAGCTAATGGAACAGTATTCGGTAGTGGTGCTGGATTAGTTCTGTTAAAAAGATTATCTGATGCTATAAATGACGGGGATACAATTCATGCGGTAATCAAGTCGACAGCTATTAATAATGACGGTTCTCAAAAGGCCGGATATACAGCTCCAAGTGTAACCAGCCAGGCAGAAGCCATCACCGAAGCTCTTTCAGTTGCCGATATTAATCCAGAATCGATCTCATATATTGAAGCTCATGGTTCAGGTACACCGATTGGTGATCCGATAGAAGTTGCTGCACTGACAAAAGCATTTAGAAATTTTACGAATAAGAAAAACTTCTGCGCTATCGGATCTGTAAAAACAAATGTGGGACATCTCGATGTCGCCGCCGGTATTGCAGGACTTATCAAAACTGTACTTGCTCTAAAGAATAAAAAAATTCCTCCAAGCCTTAACTATGAAGAACCAAATCCGGAAATAGATTTTGAAGACAGTCCGTTTTTTGTAAGTACAAAATTATCGGAGTGGAAAAGTGAATCCGTTCTGAGAGCCGGAATAATGTCAACCGGTATGGGAGGAACAAATGCACATGTTATTATTGAAGAAGCGCCCCAACAGATAAAGAAAGATTCCTCCGAGTCTCCAAAAATATTTCTGCTATCAGCAAAGTCTGACGCTGCATTGAATGATTATACTTCAAGCATCAAATCATATCTGAATCACCCTGAAATTAATCTGGATGATACTGCATATACATTGCAGATCGGAAGGAAGAATTTTAATCATCGAAGATTTTTTATCGGAAAAAATAAAGAAGAACTTCTCAATATTTTAAGTGATGAAAAATCAAAGCAGGTTTTTTCAGATAAAGTTCAAAGTTCAGCAAAGAGACCTATAGTATTCATGTTCCCCGGTATAGGTGATCACTATGTAGGTATGGGTTTTGACCTATACCATAATTCTGAAATATTTAAATCCGAAGTCGATAAATGTGCTGACATTCTAAAGAAATATCTTGACATCGACATAAGAGAGATCATCTATCCGAAAGACTTTAAACGCGAAAGTTCTGATTCTTCCAAAGGGATAGATTTCAAAAAAATGCTTGCAAGCAGGGTGGATAAATCAGCTGATACTAACACGCAAAAATTAAATCAGACCCTTTTTGCTCAGCCCGCACTATTTACAATTGAATACTCGCTTGCTAAACTCTTGATGCATTACGGTGTTACACCAGATGCTATTATAGGTCATAGTATGGGTGAATATGTTGCCGCCTGTCTTTCGGGTGTTTTTAGTCTTGAGGACTCATTAAAATTAATTGCTTCCAGAGCAAGACTTGTGAATTCTTTGCCTCAAAGTTCGATGCTTGCGGTTAATCTGCCAGAAAAAGAAATATTGCCGCTGCTATCTGAAAACTTATCGATCTCATTAATCAACCTGCCCAATCTTTGTGTCGTTGCAGGAGCTGAAGATGAGATCAAAATTCTTGAGGAAGAATTAAAAAGTAAAAAAGTTCTATTCAGATATATCCAGAACGCACATGCTTTCCATTCAAAGTCTTTAAATCCAATACTGAAGGATTTTGAAAAGGAGTTTAAAAATATAAAAGCAAATAAGCCCGTCATTCCATTTACTTCAAACCTGACTGGCGATTGGGTAACCGAAGATGAAATACGAAAACCAGGATACTGGAGTAAACATGCCAATAGCACCGCCAGATTTAGTGACGCGCTGGAAAAAGCATGGGAAATAAAAAATAGTATTCTTCTTGAGATCGGGCCCGGAAACACTTTAAGCGTTTTAGCTATGCAGCATCCCCAAAGGATGAAAGCTGAAAACCCTGTAACTATTACAACACTTCGTGCCTCTTATGATAGTCAATCTGATAATGGATTTTTATTAAGCTGTCTCGGTAAGCTCTGGTTAAAAGGAGTCAGCATTGATTGGGAAAATATATACAAGGTTGGTGAAAAGCACTGCAGGATACCACTTCCTACATATCCGTTTCAGAGGGAGAATTATTGGGTAGATGATTTATATACCATAAAAGAGAATATTAGTTTTAATAAACCCGCTCCATCAAAGCGTAAAGAATTTAACGATTGGTTTAGTGTACCTGAGTGGGTTGAGAGCAATGACAGCAATAATGAAGATAAGATTGCAGCGGATGATGCTCTCTGGATTTTGTTTATGGACGAATCAGGATTTGCTGAAAGTTTAAAAAATGAAATTCAAAACCGTTCACAGAATATTGTTCTGGTTGAAAAAGGTGAAGTTTACCATAAGAAAACAGGTTCAAGTTTTACAATCAATCCTCACAAGAATGAAGATTACTCAAAATTATTTAGTGAACTATCGGGATTAAAATTTTCTAAAATTAATATCCTTCATTGCTGGTGTATTTCGGAGTATAAATCCGGTTTGATGAATCCCGATGATGATCAAATTAATGATATTGGTTTTTATAGTCTTGTCTATATAGCGCAATCTTTAACTAAGTATCACTTTTCACAAAGGATAAATATTGGTGTGTATTCAACAAACACACATAAGGTGGTTAGCACTGATGAAATATACCCAGCCAATGCATTAATCACGGGACCGGTCGGAGTATTCCCGAAAGAATTTTCAAACATTTCCAGCTTCAATCTCGACTTTATCTTAGAAGAAATTCAATCCTCGTATTCTCAGGATTTATTAAATCAATTTGTGAATGAGTTTAATACTACACATTCAAAACCATTTATTGCTTATCGAAATAAAATCAGATACGTAAAAGAATATAAACCGATTAATATTACTTCAGGTACTGATGCAGATTCAAATAAGAAAAATCTCCTCAGGAAAAATGGAGTTTATGTTATAACTGGCGGAACCGGCGGCATAGGTTTAACAATATCAAAATATCTTGCTGAAAATTATCAGGCAAAAATAATTTTCACACAAAAGTCAGAGATGCCGTTGAAATCACAATGGACAAACTGGCTTGAGCAGAATTCCCCTGAATCTGGTTTACTTTACCAGAAGATCAGCAGACTTTTGGAAATGGAAAAAGCAGGTGCTGAAGTTTCAGTTTTTACTGCGGATGTTTGTGATAAACCTGCAATGAAAAATGTTTTTGATGAAACGCTGAAAAGATATGGAAGAATAGACGGAGTAATCCATGCTGCAGGAATAGTTAAAGCAGGTATAGCGCTAGCGAAGACAAAAGAAACTGCTGATGAAGTTCTCGATCCAAAAGTACGCGGAACAATTATTCTGAATGAAATCCTGGAAAATATTCCGATTGAATTTCTTGTATTGTTTTCATCAGTCACATCGGTAATTACTCCTTTCGCAGAAGTTGATTATAGTTCCGCAAATGCATTTTTGGATTCTTACACCGATTACTCAGTTTCAAATCACAAATTCCATACACTCTGTATCAATTGGCCCGGCTGGAAGGATATTGGTCAGTTGAAAAATCTGGTTCCGCTTAAGGGCACTGAAAAATGGAAAGAGAAAGCGCTTGAAAGTGCAATTGCTCCTGAAGACGGACTTAAGGCATTTTTAAATTCTCTAAGCAGTGGTTTGCATCAGGTTATTGTGAGTCCAGAACCACTTTTTGATTCAGAGGACGAATTACACAGTTCACAGTTTTTTGAATTCGATGTGAATGTAACTCAACCCAGAAGCAAAACCCGAACATACCAGGATGCGGTAGTGATTGATTCTTCGGATTCAGGAACAACAGAAGCAGTAGAGAATAAACTTGTAATACTATGGCAGAATATACTTGGTTATGACAATGTCCAAAAAGATGATAACTTTTTTGATCTTGGCGGGCACTCATTATTGATGGGAAGACTTCAGATAAAAATTAATGAAGTGTTTAATGAAGATCTTTCTCTGGTTGATCTGTATCAATATCCTACTATAAAAACCCTTGCTAAGTTTATTACTAATAAAAAAGGAAGTAGTAACGAAGAAAATATTTCCAAAACTTTAATTACCAAAAAAGATCGTGACACCGATATCGCTATAATTGGAATGGCGGGAAGGTATCCCAAATCTTTAAACCTCAAGGAGTTTTGGAAAAATCTTGTTGATGGAGTTGAAGTAGTTTCTTTCTTTAGTGATGATGAGCTTGAATATACTCCTAAAGGTAGCACCGGTTCAGAACTAAAATTTGTGAAAGCACGCGGGGTGCTTGAGGATGCGGATAAATTTGATGCAGAATTTTTTGGATACAATCCAAGAGAAGCCGCTTTAATGGATCCACAGCACAGAGTATTTCTTGAAGTTGCATGGGAAGCTCTTGAAGATGCCGGATACAACGCTGACAACATTAAAGGTGCCGTCGGAGTTTTTGCCGGGTCGAGTTTAAGTACCTACTTGATGTATAATGTTTTATCTGATCGTGAGAAGCAGGAAGAAATTGTTAACTCCTACCAGATATCAGATTATTCCACAGTTACGGGTAATGATAATTCATTCCTCACCACAAAAGTTGCGTACAAACTTGGTTTGCGCGGACCTGCAGTCAATATACAAACAGCTTGTTCAACTTCTCTTGTTGCGATTGGTCAGGCGTATCAAAATCTTCTGTCAGGTGAATGCGACATGGCACTTGCCGGTGGTGTTTCGATAACTTTCCCGCAGAAACGAGGTTACTTTTTTGTTGAGGGAAGTATTGGATCTGTTGATGGTCATTGCAAAACTTTTGATGCCGAAGCCACAGGAACGGTATTCAGTTCAGCAGCGGGAATTGTTGTTTTAAAAAGATTAAAAGATGCAATTAAAGACGGAGATTCCGTTTATGCAGTTATTAAATCTGTTGCAACGAATAATGATGGTGCAGATAAAGCCGGGTACATGACTCCAAGTGTTGAAGGTCAGTCAGAAGTAATAAGGAAAGCACAGTTGATGGCTGGCATTGATGCCTCTACAATTAAATATATAGAAGCGCACGGCACCGGAACACCGGTTGGCGATCCGATTGAAGTCGCAAGTCTTGAAAAAGCATTCCGCGAAACAACCGTCGAAAAACAGTTCTGCGGAATCGGATCTGTAAAAAGTAATCTTGGTCATACGGATACTGCCGCGGGTGTTACAGGATTAATCAAAACAGCACTTTCTTTATATAATAAAGTTATTCCTCCTACGCTTCATTATAATAAACCAAACCCGCGAATTGATTTTGAAAAGTCACCATTCTATGTGGTGGATAAGCTTACTGATCTTAGTAAGGAACAAAGACCGCTGAGAGCAGCAGTCAGCGCCTTTGGTGTTGGCGGAACAAATGCACATGCAATACTTGAAGAGTTCCCTTCAATAACTTTTTCTTGCGAAGAGCGAAGTGATAAATATATTATTCCGTTTTCAGCTAAAACTGAAAATGCTTTGACGAATAATATTCTTTCAATACAAAAATATTTTGAAAGTTCACCAGGAGAAGGTATAAACGATATAGCTTATACACTTCAGACAGGACGGAAGGAATTTGAATGGAGACAATTTGTTGTGGCTGGATCAATAAATAATGCTGCAAGCGAACTCACGAACCTTCTCTCAACAGGAATGAACAGAAGTCAGGTAAACCTGAATGATAATCCTTTTCTTGTGTTTATGTTTCCCGGTCAGGGTGCCCAGTACGTTAATATGGGAAAGGGATTATATAGTTCAGAAAAAATATTTGCAGAAACAGTTGATTACTGTGCTGAATATTTAATACCATTACTTGATCTGGATATACGCGATCTGCTGTTCCCGAAAGAAAACCACGAAGAAACAGCTAAAAAACTTGAACAGACAGTTTACACACAACCGGCTCTTTTTATTATTGAATACGCACTCGCACGACTGATAATCAGTTATGGAATAAACCCGCAGGCAATGATTGGGCACAGTGTGGGTGATTATGTTTCAGCGTGTCTTGCAAGTGTTTTTAGTCTTGACGATGCATTATATATCATTGCCAAACGCGCCACTTTAATGCAGAAGCAAAAACCTGGAAGCATGCTTTCGGTAAGGCTTGGTGAAGAACAAATCAAAAAATATTTAAACGAAAATATTTCTCTTGCTGCTATAAATTCACCAAATCTTGTTGTGGTATCCGGACAGACAGAAAAGTTAAAACAACTTTCATCAGAGTTGACTGAATCAAAAATCGAGAACAGGTTGTTATTCACTTCTCATGCATATCACTCAAGTATGATGGAACCGGCACTTAAGCCCTTTGCAATTGAGTTTGATAAAATAACGCTGAACAATCCAAGTGCGCCATTCCTATCAAGTATGACCGGAACCTGGATAACAAATGAACAGGCTGTTGATAAACAATTCTGGGTTTTACAATTAAGTAATCCTGTAAGATTCTCTAATGGGATAAAAGAATTACAGAAAAAAAATAATCTTGTTCTACTTGAGCTGGGCCCTGGCAGAGCGTTGTCAACAATGGCAAGTCAGCATCGAAATGATAATGTGAAACAAGTTGCAATAACAACCCTGACTCAGCCAGATGAAGTTAATGATGATAAATCAAATATTTTATCCTCAATAGGTAAATTATGGCTGGCTGGAATGAAAATTGCGTGGAATAATTTTTATCCTGGTCAGAAAAGGAGAAGATTACATTTACCAACTTATCAGTTCGACAGGAAAAGTTATTGGATTGAGCCTCCGAAAAACGGAAAAGCAAAGGATAAAAATAATTATTCAAAACAGATTTCGAATTCTGTTACAAAGGTTGTAAAAAGACCTGCAATTAAAAAAGTTATACAGGCGAACAGTATGAAAAGAAAAGAATATATAATCGATATTCTGAAAGATATACTCGTTGATCTTTCAGGAATGAAAAAAACTGATCTGGTAGAATCCAAAAGTTTTCTTGAACTCGGTTTTGATAGTCTGTTCATGACGCAGGTCAGCCTTGCTTTTCAAAAGAAGTTTGATGTTAAAATAACTTTAAGACAATTACTGGAAAGCACACCAACTATTTTAGCTATAGCTGATTTCATTGATGGTAAATTACCATCAGGACAATTTGAACCGCCCAAACAGGAAGTAGTCATTGAAGAACCCGTTGAAGAATTAGTTGAGGAATATATTGACCCTGCTATGAACGATGATTTATCTTCAGGAATTGGAAGTATAGTCGGACAAGGTTCAGTTGAGAAACTTGTCTATGAACAACTTGAACTAATGAAAAAACAACTCGAAATGCTCAGCGGCAAAGTCATGCGGACAATACCTCAACCAGTTGCTAAACATCCGGAACAAAAACCTGTAGATAAAACCATTGCCAAACCTGAAGTTCTGCCGCAGCAAAAAACTGATACAGCCGAAAAGAAAGTCTTTGAAAGATTCGGACCATACAAACCTATTGAAACAAAAAAAGGTGCGGCGTTAACAGATCAGCAGCAAAAGTATCTTGATAAACTTATTAAAGATTATAACCGGAAAACAATAAAATCAAAAAACCTAACACAACAGCACAGAAGCCATTACGCTGATCCAAGAACAGTTGCAGGCTTTTTACCTATATGGAAGGAAATGACATATCAGGTTGTGACCGAAAGATCACAAGGTTCAAGAGTATGGGATATAGACGGCAATGAATATGTCGATGTGTTAATGGGATTTGGTCAGTATTTGTTCGGTCATAATCCTAAGTTTATTAAAGACGCAATTGTTGAACAGATGAACCGTGGCTTCGAAATTGGACCTCAGTCTCCAATCGCGGGTGAAGTTGCAAAATTGATATGCGAATTTACCGGTCTGGACAGAGCAGCATTTTGTGTCACCGGCTCCGAAGCTGTACTTGGTGCAATACGTGCGGCTCGTACTGTAACTGGAAGAGATAAAATTATTTTCTTTGCTGCAGATTACCATGGTATTATTGATGAAGTTCTTGTTAAGACCAATGCTGTTAATGATCAGTTGAAAACAATGCCGATAGCTCCCGGAATTCCGAGAGAGAATGTTCAAAACTCAATTGTATTGGAATTTGGTACTGAAGAATCACTCAAGACAATTGAAAAATTACTTCCTGAAATTGCTGCTGTGATGGTAGAGCCTGTGCAGGCAAGACGACCTGATTTTCAACCTAAAGATTTTCTGGTCAAACTTCGTCAAATAACTGAAGCAGCAAACGTTCCACTTATTTTTGATGAAGTAGTAACTGGATTCAGAGTTGGTCCCGGAGGAGCGCAGGAGTATTATGGAATAAAAGCAGACATTGCAACTTATGGAAAGGTAATCGGCGGTGGATTTCCGATAGGAATTATCGCAGGCAAAAAATTATATATGGATGCTTTTGATGGCGGCTGGTGGCAGTATGGCGATGATTCAATCCCTGAAGCAGGTGTCACCTTCTTTGCCGGAACATTTGCAAGACACCCGTTGTCACTCACAGGTGCATATACAGCGTTAAATTATCTTAAAGCAAAAAACGGTCAGGTTCAAAAACAGTTAGGTGAAAAAACCGCAAGACTTGCAAAAGAACTGAATGAATTTTTAGTCTCAAGGAATATGCCTCTTAAAATCATCAACTTCAGTTCTATCTTTTATTATTCATATCCAAAAGACTTAACATATTTTAGTTTACTATTCTATGTTCTAAGAAATAAAGGATTGCATATACTTGAAGGATTCCCGGTATTTCTTTCAGAAGCACATACCGATGCTGATGTTGATTTTATTATAGATGTAATTAAGCAGAGTATAATAGAACTGCAGGATAATGGTTTCTTTCCGGCACCGCTTGGTTCACAGGAAATTAGCAAACAGTCTGCATTAGTTGATCATTCATCAGGAACAAATAAGATACCTCTTACAGAAGCTCAAAAAGAACTTTGGGTTGCCTCATTAATGAATGATAAAGCATCATGTACATTCAATGAATCATCGCACCTTGTACTTAAAGGAAAATTAAATAAAGAAAATCTTGAAAAAGCTTTTGAAAAGATTATTGAAAGGCATGAGGCACTTCGGACAACTTTCTCTCAGGACGGAAAGTATCAGATAGTAAATTCACAATCACGATTTAAGTTGGTGTTTACTGATCTCACAAATAATCAACAAAGAGACAGTATAGTCACTGAAAAAATAAATTCAGAATCATCAAAAGTTTTTGATCTTATAAATGGTCCTTTGATAAGAGCAGAACTTATCCGGTTGAACGAACTTGATCACAGGCTTATAATTACTGCTCATCATATAATATGTGACGGGTGGTCCTATGATGTTATGGTAAAAGATTTAAGCAGAATTTATTCTGAAGAAGAGGAACATAAACCAACCACGCCGGCACAACCGATGCAGATGAGAGAATTTGTTTCGTTTCTCGAAGAATCTCAAAAAACCAATGAGTATAAAGAACAGGAAAATTATTGGCTTAAACAGCTTGCTTTACCTATTGCTGAATGTGAACTGCCTACAGATTTCAGCAGACCTGAAGTACGTACTTTTAATGGTGCAAGGATCAATGGTGAAATAGAGAAAAATTTATTTAAGAAAGTCAGAGAACTAAGTGCCAAATCAGGAAGCACTTTGTTTGTCACTTTAATTTCAGGATTCTCATTACTATTAAATAAACTCGCGCAGGAAGAAGATATTGTCACAGGAATACCGGCAGCAGGTCAACAGGTACTTGGAGCCGATGATCTTGTCGGGCATTGTACAAACCTGCTTCCGATCAGATTTAAAATTAATCCTGAAATGAAATTCAGTGAATATCTAAAACACTCAAAAGGATTAGTGCTTGACGCTTATGACAATCAGCAGGTTACATACGGAGATCTGATTGGTAAGCTTAAATTAAAACGAAGTGCGAACAAAGCTCCGCTGATTTCTACAATGTTTAATATTGATCCTGCGATAATGGGATTAAAATTTTCAGGACTTGAAGCAGAATTTCTAGCAAACCCGATTTCGGGCTACCAGTTTGAATTTGGTTTCAATCTTGTAAATTCTCAGGACGAATGCTCTATTGAATGTGATTATAATCCGGACTTATTTTCTAAGAAGACTGTTGAAAATTATATCAGATATTATAATTACATTTTGGAACAGGTAACTGAAGATATTGATATTACTTTGAAGGATATAAAAATTTTATCTCCTTCTGAAATTGCAGACATAATGAATTTTTAA